The following coding sequences lie in one Phycicoccus duodecadis genomic window:
- a CDS encoding alpha/beta fold hydrolase — MTTPTGPQGPLAGPAVVLVPGLGLDQRSWAQVRRILGPSASVVTLPSMGRRGPRGTDLHVEAQAARVLDALPATGEAVLVGHSASAPVVVEAAARSPRVVGLVLVGPVTDPGARTWPGILRQWAGTVVHERVWETLALTPQYRATGLSSMLRGMNRIRFYRTEVGLAAASVPTLVVRGENDRIAPGPWCERLAAAAGTPLTTVPGAAHMVPLTHPAAVVAAVRRLEALRR, encoded by the coding sequence GTGACGACGCCGACCGGTCCGCAGGGCCCCCTGGCCGGGCCGGCGGTCGTCCTTGTCCCCGGTCTGGGGCTCGACCAGCGCAGCTGGGCCCAGGTGCGCCGCATCCTCGGCCCGTCCGCCTCGGTCGTCACCCTGCCCTCGATGGGGCGCCGCGGGCCCCGGGGCACCGACCTCCACGTCGAGGCCCAGGCCGCGCGGGTCCTCGACGCGCTCCCCGCCACGGGTGAGGCGGTGTTGGTCGGCCACTCGGCGAGCGCCCCGGTGGTCGTCGAGGCCGCGGCCCGATCGCCCCGCGTCGTGGGGCTGGTGCTTGTGGGCCCGGTCACCGACCCGGGGGCGCGCACCTGGCCGGGCATCCTGCGGCAGTGGGCGGGCACCGTCGTGCACGAGCGTGTCTGGGAGACGCTGGCCCTCACGCCGCAGTACCGGGCCACCGGGCTGTCGAGCATGCTGCGGGGCATGAACCGGATCCGCTTCTACCGCACCGAGGTCGGCCTGGCGGCAGCGTCGGTGCCCACGCTCGTCGTGCGCGGTGAGAACGACCGGATCGCCCCCGGGCCGTGGTGCGAGCGGCTGGCAGCGGCGGCCGGCACCCCCCTCACCACCGTGCCCGGTGCCGCGCACATGGTGCCGCTCACCCACCCCGCGGCGGTCGTGGCGGCGGTCCGACGGCTGGAGGCCCTGCGGCGCTGA
- a CDS encoding glycosyltransferase — protein sequence MIGWYVHHVGRGHGTRAAAVARQLTLRGRPVTGLGSAPPPGDWRGEWVVLERDDHSPEPADVTAHGTLHWAPRHDAGLAARAATVAEWAVRCRPDLLVVDVSVEVALLARLCGVPVVVAALPGERTDPAHALAHDLAEALLAPWPAGAHGHGWPQAWTDKTWAVGALSRFDGRRRRAPRPHPRPRVLLLWGAGGRATTVGQVAAARAATPGWEWVEWSPALPESLLWDALLDADVVVTHGGQNAVAEVAAARRPAVVVAQPRPFGEQEATAAALTRMDVAVGLDTWPEAQRWPGLLDRARRLGGSGWERWSTGTAAADLAARLDDLASGLAAR from the coding sequence ATGATCGGTTGGTACGTGCACCACGTGGGCCGCGGGCACGGGACCCGCGCGGCCGCCGTGGCCCGGCAGCTGACCCTGCGCGGCCGGCCCGTGACCGGGCTGGGGTCCGCCCCGCCGCCCGGCGACTGGCGGGGGGAGTGGGTGGTCCTGGAGCGCGACGACCACTCGCCGGAGCCCGCCGACGTCACCGCCCACGGCACCCTGCACTGGGCGCCGCGCCACGACGCCGGGCTGGCCGCCCGTGCCGCCACCGTGGCCGAGTGGGCCGTGCGCTGCCGCCCGGACCTGCTGGTGGTCGACGTCTCGGTCGAGGTCGCGCTGCTGGCCCGCCTGTGCGGGGTCCCCGTGGTCGTGGCCGCCCTCCCGGGTGAGCGCACCGACCCGGCCCACGCCCTGGCCCACGACCTGGCCGAGGCCCTGCTGGCGCCCTGGCCGGCGGGTGCCCACGGGCACGGCTGGCCACAGGCCTGGACCGACAAGACCTGGGCGGTCGGCGCGCTGAGCCGCTTCGACGGGCGCCGACGGCGCGCGCCCCGCCCCCACCCCCGGCCGCGCGTGCTGCTGCTCTGGGGAGCCGGCGGCCGCGCCACCACGGTGGGGCAGGTGGCCGCCGCCCGGGCCGCCACCCCGGGCTGGGAGTGGGTCGAGTGGTCGCCCGCGCTGCCCGAGTCCCTCCTCTGGGACGCCCTGCTCGACGCCGATGTCGTGGTCACCCATGGCGGGCAGAACGCCGTCGCCGAGGTGGCCGCCGCCCGCCGGCCGGCCGTGGTGGTCGCCCAGCCCCGGCCCTTCGGCGAGCAGGAGGCCACCGCGGCCGCGCTGACCCGGATGGACGTGGCGGTCGGGCTCGACACCTGGCCGGAGGCGCAGCGCTGGCCGGGGCTGCTCGACCGGGCGCGCCGCCTCGGAGGCAGCGGCTGGGAGCGGTGGAGCACCGGGACGGCCGCCGCCGACCTGGCGGCCCGGCTCGACGACCTCGCGTCCGGGCTGGCCGCGCGATGA
- a CDS encoding acyl-CoA/acyl-ACP dehydrogenase, producing MTGAWRAAEWATGDVPVAGPDIADALALARDLAPVARGLAQDPWRYLATLATLGAADLTAARAAEPHLDAVAVLAQAGDPDLGVLGVDAASSFGVYAARAPGTGLRATAGSDGPRLEGTKAWCSLATVVSHALVTADDDTAPRLYAVPLHHPGVRHETGTWVSRGLSAVTTGSMTLAGVPAVPVGGPGWYLARPGFAWGGIGVAAVWFGAAAALAGALTTAAGRRPPDQVALLHLGTTDRALHAALLSLRDAAAAIAAGRADGPAGVLLAARVRAVVADAAEEVLRVVGHGLGPAPLTQVESHARRVADLTVYLRQHHAERDLAALGGLVLGPREDR from the coding sequence GTGACCGGCGCGTGGCGGGCCGCCGAGTGGGCCACCGGTGACGTCCCTGTGGCGGGCCCGGACATCGCGGACGCCCTGGCGCTGGCCCGGGACCTCGCCCCGGTCGCGCGCGGCCTGGCGCAGGACCCGTGGCGCTACCTCGCCACGCTCGCGACCCTCGGAGCCGCCGACCTCACGGCAGCCCGGGCGGCGGAGCCGCACCTGGACGCGGTGGCCGTCCTGGCGCAGGCCGGCGACCCCGACCTGGGCGTCCTGGGGGTTGATGCCGCCAGCAGCTTCGGGGTCTACGCGGCCCGCGCCCCCGGCACCGGGCTGCGCGCCACCGCCGGGAGCGACGGCCCACGGCTCGAGGGGACCAAGGCCTGGTGCTCGCTCGCCACGGTGGTCAGCCACGCGCTCGTGACCGCCGACGACGACACCGCACCCCGGCTCTACGCCGTGCCGCTGCACCACCCCGGCGTCCGGCACGAGACCGGCACCTGGGTCTCGCGCGGGCTGAGCGCGGTGACCACCGGCAGCATGACCCTCGCCGGCGTGCCGGCCGTGCCCGTCGGCGGCCCCGGCTGGTACCTCGCCCGTCCCGGGTTCGCGTGGGGCGGCATCGGGGTGGCGGCGGTGTGGTTCGGCGCGGCCGCGGCGCTCGCCGGCGCCCTGACCACCGCGGCCGGTCGCCGTCCGCCCGACCAGGTGGCCCTGCTGCACCTGGGCACCACCGACCGGGCGCTGCACGCCGCCCTCCTCTCGCTGCGGGACGCCGCCGCCGCCATCGCCGCCGGCCGGGCGGACGGTCCGGCCGGGGTGCTGCTCGCGGCCCGGGTACGGGCCGTCGTCGCCGACGCGGCCGAGGAGGTGCTGCGGGTCGTGGGGCACGGGCTGGGCCCGGCCCCGCTGACCCAGGTCGAAAGCCACGCCCGGCGGGTCGCCGACCTCACGGTCTACCTGCGCCAGCACCATGCCGAGCGTGACCTGGCGGCCTTGGGCGGCCTCGTGCTCGGACCACGGGAGGACCGATGA
- a CDS encoding GMC family oxidoreductase → MGSTYDYVIVGAGSAGAVVAARLTEDPDVRVCLLEAGGPPPPAELMPAAVASLQNDPSTDWMFTGDAGGVGKGLVGGRMMVPRGKMLGGSSGINYMAYVRGHPGDFDAWAEGGAEGWSYAEVLPYFLKAEGFVHSTELHPDLEAHADDGPVGVSVREPILPASTQFVDAAGATGMKQGDYNGADRREASGVASLFQTTTKDGKRSSTFHAYLEPVMDRENLTVVTGALVERIVLEGAGGDVRATGVAYRTDDGGHAEVSAGTEVVLCAGAIGSPHVLLLSGVGARDELAAAGVECVVDLPDVGRHLKDHLHTPLMFAADGIGETMTEVAMSLGPDALRAPAGPLPADPADDVDLPEPLAAAKAEAERRLGEWFTTGKGLASSSLYDAVAFFSTGLGDAHTHDAQIGFLACGYTPGIWEAVFRIPPTAFFEDPDAFLDPTKAQVVILPNPVQPHSEGTVTLASADAAVPPRIDLNYFDDPHDVRVMVAVMRKALEIAAAWPGGGLGDPVVPPHLAQAHGWEPGTEPSDALLEDMARHYALTVYHETSTCRIGDVVDPQLRVRGIDRLRVADASVMPNVVSGNTNAATIMIGEKAAEMIASEHGVRLHRIVG, encoded by the coding sequence ATGGGTTCGACGTACGACTACGTGATCGTGGGGGCGGGGTCCGCCGGGGCCGTCGTCGCCGCCCGGCTGACCGAGGACCCGGACGTGCGCGTCTGCCTCCTCGAGGCCGGTGGCCCTCCCCCGCCGGCCGAGCTGATGCCGGCCGCGGTCGCGAGCCTGCAGAACGACCCGAGCACCGACTGGATGTTCACCGGTGACGCCGGCGGCGTGGGCAAGGGCCTGGTCGGCGGCCGGATGATGGTGCCGCGGGGCAAGATGCTCGGCGGGTCGTCGGGTATCAACTACATGGCGTACGTGCGCGGTCACCCCGGCGACTTCGACGCCTGGGCCGAGGGCGGCGCCGAGGGTTGGTCCTACGCCGAGGTGCTGCCGTACTTCCTCAAGGCCGAGGGCTTCGTGCACAGCACCGAGCTGCACCCCGACCTCGAGGCGCACGCCGACGACGGCCCCGTGGGGGTCTCGGTCCGCGAGCCGATCCTGCCCGCGTCCACCCAGTTCGTCGACGCCGCCGGCGCCACCGGCATGAAGCAGGGCGACTACAACGGCGCCGACCGCCGCGAGGCATCGGGGGTGGCCTCGCTCTTCCAGACCACGACCAAGGACGGCAAGCGCAGCTCGACCTTCCACGCCTACCTCGAGCCGGTGATGGACCGCGAGAACCTCACCGTGGTCACCGGGGCGCTCGTCGAGCGCATCGTGCTCGAGGGGGCCGGTGGCGACGTGCGCGCGACGGGCGTCGCCTACCGCACCGACGACGGCGGCCACGCGGAGGTGTCGGCCGGTACCGAGGTCGTGCTGTGCGCCGGGGCGATCGGCTCGCCCCACGTGCTCCTGCTGTCGGGCGTCGGCGCCCGTGACGAGCTCGCGGCCGCCGGGGTCGAGTGCGTCGTCGACCTGCCCGACGTGGGCCGCCACCTCAAGGACCACCTGCACACGCCGCTGATGTTCGCGGCCGACGGCATCGGCGAGACGATGACCGAGGTGGCCATGTCGCTCGGGCCCGACGCCCTGCGCGCGCCCGCCGGCCCGCTGCCGGCCGACCCGGCCGACGACGTCGACCTGCCCGAGCCGCTGGCCGCCGCCAAGGCCGAGGCCGAGCGGCGCCTCGGCGAGTGGTTCACCACCGGCAAGGGGCTCGCGTCCTCCTCGCTCTACGACGCGGTCGCGTTTTTCTCCACCGGTCTCGGCGACGCGCACACCCACGACGCGCAGATCGGCTTCCTGGCGTGCGGCTACACCCCGGGCATCTGGGAGGCCGTGTTCCGCATCCCGCCCACCGCGTTCTTCGAGGACCCCGACGCCTTCCTCGACCCCACCAAGGCGCAGGTCGTCATCCTGCCCAACCCGGTGCAGCCGCACTCCGAGGGCACCGTCACGCTGGCCTCGGCAGACGCCGCGGTGCCGCCGCGCATCGACCTGAACTACTTCGACGACCCCCACGACGTCCGGGTGATGGTGGCGGTGATGCGCAAGGCCCTCGAGATCGCCGCTGCGTGGCCCGGCGGCGGCCTCGGCGACCCGGTGGTGCCGCCGCACCTGGCGCAGGCGCACGGATGGGAGCCGGGCACCGAGCCCAGCGACGCCCTGCTCGAGGACATGGCGCGGCACTACGCGCTGACGGTCTACCACGAGACCTCGACCTGCCGGATCGGCGACGTGGTCGACCCCCAGCTGCGGGTGCGCGGCATCGACCGCCTGCGGGTGGCCGACGCCAGCGTGATGCCCAACGTGGTCAGCGGCAACACCAACGCCGCCACCATCATGATCGGCGAGAAGGCCGCCGAGATGATCGCGAGCGAGCACGGGGTCCGCCTGCACCGCATCGTCGGCTGA
- a CDS encoding bifunctional diguanylate cyclase/phosphodiesterase, with protein MRRRTAVFTAVLVLSIFLGRLTVLPGTELALVWPASGVGLLWVLRARARREVALAATVITVVAAVGNGLTGVPPVAAAGLGVANVTISVATWLLLGGGQRGEPGPLSAGVRRISELYRFLGACALGVAVSALVGMLALTATTADVTWSTGVAWWLRNLAAVVLVVGPSLLGSERFERPRRAQLAEGAVLVVLTVVTLVWVFGPAQQLPLAFVPLALVVWAGLRLPIPLAALEGALVATGALVLVRTGAGGALASITDPADRGLVLQAFMMLAAFLALVLATVRAQLGDSLAAQALARREAEDAVEDLRILVEALPVGLFVVERNGSLGMHNLAGATWLHGPVAVAPGQTPLEHRLLKRSLQGRTLAHDERPSVRALLGEHVSGERIISEDDAGRERIVSVDALPLHNGADGEPDRAVLVWQDVTEEHEHVQRLRRARTRSDRLISDAPHGVVVVDATGHIQQANRAFATMFGRTEDDCLGAPVWALAPGLEKEARRYLDDTVRAAGELVESEWTVPDGPSGLPMTIATSSRHVTDHLDGDEILINVVDVSERRRYEERLSFLADHDVLTGLPNRRRFEESLSQHQAVCARYGPRGALLLIDLDHFKEVNDTLGHAAGDHLIATTGAILRDGVRQSDLVARLGGDEFAVLLPEADDASAETVAAHLVEQIREHCASLDGVHRRVTASIGVLTFVAAAARQGDVLALADMLMYDAKDAGRDGYVLLTSEAHRTPRLGARMEWRSRIEHAIENDLFELHLQPILDVAQGRVTQAESLVRLRDDDGTLIPPGRFVYVAELTGLAPALDSWVLRHSIAMLADLQRRDPEFVLEVNISAQSIGHPDVEAALVAALEEYGVAPSTLVLEVTETAAVRDVAAARGFGERLRNLGTLFALDDFGAGYGSFYYLKHLVFDYVKIDGEFVTDAHRSPMDRQLLRSIIDVARNLGKGTVAEFVTDRTVFELVRELGVDYAQGYYIGRPVPLVEFVAAHLSQPVPARGLTAATAQD; from the coding sequence ATGCGTCGCCGCACCGCTGTGTTCACGGCGGTGCTGGTGCTGTCCATCTTCCTGGGGCGGCTCACCGTGCTGCCCGGGACCGAGCTGGCCCTCGTCTGGCCGGCGTCCGGGGTCGGCCTGCTCTGGGTGCTGCGCGCGCGTGCCCGCCGGGAGGTCGCTCTCGCGGCCACCGTGATCACCGTGGTGGCGGCCGTCGGCAACGGCCTCACCGGGGTACCGCCGGTGGCGGCCGCCGGCCTCGGCGTCGCCAACGTCACCATCTCTGTCGCCACCTGGCTGCTGCTGGGGGGCGGGCAGCGGGGCGAGCCCGGACCGCTGTCCGCCGGCGTCCGGCGCATCTCCGAGCTCTACCGCTTCCTCGGGGCCTGCGCGCTCGGCGTCGCCGTGAGCGCCCTCGTCGGGATGCTCGCGCTCACCGCCACCACCGCCGACGTCACCTGGTCGACCGGGGTCGCCTGGTGGCTGCGCAACCTGGCCGCCGTCGTGCTCGTCGTCGGCCCGTCGCTGCTCGGCTCCGAGCGTTTCGAGCGGCCCCGCCGCGCCCAGCTGGCCGAGGGCGCCGTCCTCGTGGTCCTCACGGTCGTCACCCTGGTGTGGGTGTTCGGCCCCGCCCAGCAGCTGCCCCTGGCCTTCGTGCCACTGGCCCTCGTGGTGTGGGCCGGCCTGCGCCTGCCCATCCCGCTCGCCGCGCTCGAGGGCGCCCTGGTGGCCACCGGCGCCCTCGTCCTCGTGCGCACCGGCGCCGGCGGGGCCCTGGCGAGCATCACCGACCCGGCCGACCGCGGCCTGGTGCTCCAGGCCTTCATGATGCTGGCCGCCTTCCTCGCGCTCGTGCTCGCCACCGTGCGCGCGCAGCTGGGCGACAGCCTGGCCGCCCAGGCCCTCGCCCGCCGCGAGGCCGAGGACGCGGTCGAGGACCTCCGCATCCTGGTCGAGGCCCTCCCCGTGGGGCTCTTCGTCGTCGAGCGCAACGGCTCGCTCGGCATGCACAACCTGGCCGGGGCGACCTGGCTGCACGGGCCCGTCGCGGTGGCTCCGGGCCAGACCCCGCTCGAGCACCGGCTCCTCAAGCGCAGCCTCCAGGGCCGGACGCTGGCGCACGACGAGCGCCCCTCGGTGCGCGCCCTGCTCGGCGAGCACGTCTCCGGGGAGCGCATCATCAGCGAGGACGACGCCGGGCGCGAACGGATCGTCTCGGTCGACGCCCTGCCGCTGCACAACGGCGCCGACGGGGAGCCCGACCGCGCCGTCCTGGTGTGGCAGGACGTGACGGAGGAGCACGAGCACGTCCAGCGGCTCCGCCGGGCGCGGACGCGGTCGGACCGACTCATCTCGGACGCTCCGCACGGCGTGGTCGTCGTCGATGCGACCGGCCACATCCAGCAGGCCAACCGGGCCTTCGCCACCATGTTCGGCCGCACCGAGGACGACTGCCTCGGTGCCCCGGTGTGGGCGCTGGCCCCCGGGCTGGAGAAGGAGGCCCGCCGGTACCTCGACGACACGGTGCGGGCGGCCGGGGAGCTCGTCGAGAGCGAGTGGACCGTGCCCGACGGTCCTTCTGGCCTGCCCATGACGATCGCGACCAGCAGCCGGCACGTCACCGACCACCTCGACGGTGACGAGATCCTCATCAACGTGGTCGACGTCTCCGAACGGCGACGCTACGAGGAGCGGCTCAGCTTCCTCGCCGACCACGACGTCCTCACGGGGCTCCCCAACCGGCGGCGGTTCGAGGAGTCCCTGTCGCAGCACCAGGCCGTCTGCGCGCGTTACGGGCCCCGCGGCGCCCTGCTCCTGATCGACCTGGACCACTTCAAGGAGGTCAACGACACCCTCGGGCACGCCGCCGGTGACCACCTGATCGCCACCACCGGCGCGATCCTGCGCGACGGTGTCCGCCAGTCCGACCTCGTGGCGCGGCTGGGCGGGGACGAGTTCGCCGTGCTCCTGCCGGAGGCCGACGACGCCAGCGCCGAGACGGTCGCGGCCCACCTCGTCGAGCAGATCCGCGAGCACTGCGCCTCCCTCGACGGGGTGCACCGCCGGGTGACCGCCAGCATCGGCGTGCTCACCTTCGTGGCCGCGGCCGCCCGCCAGGGCGACGTGCTCGCCCTGGCCGACATGCTGATGTACGACGCGAAGGACGCCGGGCGCGACGGCTACGTGCTGCTGACGTCCGAGGCGCACCGGACCCCGCGCCTGGGTGCCCGGATGGAGTGGCGCTCGCGCATCGAGCACGCCATCGAGAACGACCTGTTCGAGCTGCACCTGCAGCCGATCCTCGACGTGGCCCAGGGCCGGGTGACCCAGGCCGAGAGCCTGGTGCGGCTGCGCGACGACGACGGCACCCTCATCCCGCCGGGGCGGTTCGTCTACGTGGCCGAGCTGACCGGGCTGGCCCCGGCGCTGGACTCGTGGGTGCTGCGGCACTCCATCGCGATGCTGGCCGACCTGCAGCGCCGTGACCCCGAGTTCGTCCTCGAGGTCAACATCTCGGCCCAGTCCATCGGGCACCCGGACGTCGAGGCCGCCCTCGTGGCGGCCCTCGAGGAGTACGGCGTCGCTCCCAGCACGCTGGTCCTGGAGGTCACCGAGACCGCCGCCGTCCGTGACGTGGCGGCCGCGCGGGGCTTCGGCGAACGGCTGCGCAACCTCGGCACCCTCTTCGCGCTCGACGACTTCGGCGCCGGCTACGGCTCCTTCTACTACCTCAAGCACCTGGTCTTCGACTACGTGAAGATCGACGGCGAGTTCGTCACCGACGCCCACCGCTCGCCGATGGACCGCCAGCTGCTGCGCTCGATCATCGACGTCGCGCGCAACCTCGGCAAGGGCACGGTGGCCGAGTTCGTGACGGACCGCACCGTGTTCGAGCTGGTGCGCGAGCTGGGCGTCGACTATGCCCAGGGCTACTACATCGGCCGGCCCGTCCCGCTCGTCGAGTTCGTGGCCGCCCACCTCTCCCAGCCGGTGCCGGCCCGCGGGCTCACGGCAGCGACGGCCCAGGACTGA
- a CDS encoding glycosyltransferase family 2 protein, with product MTGLPDGTPRVAVVTIAHGRHDHLRGQRWGLARQTRVPDLHVVVAMDDPGLTAVLADTPVAALEDHVVPVPVAGGRLPLARARNVGVAAALERGAEVVVLLDVDCIPGPDLVARYTEVLAPRLGRHVGFPVVACGEVRYLDAPTTAVAEDARSWAALDAGSAPHRARPALPAGAVQRSHDTRLFWSLCFAVTAQDWARIGGFDEGYVGYGAEDTDFGQRLEAAYGALLWLGGATAYHQDHGDGGLPVRHVRDIVENGARFAARWGWWPMRGWLDAFEDLGLVTVDAERGYVLTSERRDAP from the coding sequence ATGACCGGGCTGCCCGACGGGACCCCGCGCGTCGCCGTCGTCACCATCGCCCACGGCCGGCACGACCACCTACGCGGCCAGCGCTGGGGGCTGGCGCGCCAGACCCGGGTGCCCGACCTGCACGTCGTCGTCGCCATGGACGACCCGGGCCTCACCGCCGTCCTGGCCGACACCCCGGTCGCCGCCCTCGAGGACCACGTCGTGCCGGTGCCGGTCGCGGGCGGGCGTCTCCCCCTCGCCCGCGCCCGCAACGTCGGCGTCGCGGCCGCCCTCGAGCGGGGCGCCGAGGTCGTCGTCCTGCTCGACGTCGACTGCATCCCGGGGCCCGACCTCGTCGCCCGCTACACCGAGGTCCTGGCGCCCCGGCTCGGCCGGCACGTGGGCTTCCCGGTCGTCGCGTGCGGGGAGGTGCGCTACCTCGACGCCCCGACGACCGCGGTCGCGGAGGACGCCCGTAGCTGGGCCGCGCTCGACGCCGGGTCGGCCCCGCACCGGGCCCGGCCCGCGCTGCCGGCCGGGGCGGTGCAGCGCAGCCACGACACGCGCCTCTTCTGGTCGCTGTGCTTCGCGGTCACGGCCCAGGACTGGGCCCGCATCGGCGGTTTCGACGAGGGCTACGTCGGCTACGGCGCCGAGGACACCGACTTCGGGCAGCGTCTCGAGGCCGCCTACGGTGCGCTGCTGTGGCTGGGCGGAGCGACCGCCTACCACCAGGACCACGGCGACGGCGGCCTGCCGGTCCGCCACGTGCGCGACATCGTCGAGAACGGGGCACGGTTCGCGGCCCGCTGGGGATGGTGGCCGATGCGGGGGTGGCTCGACGCCTTCGAGGACCTCGGGCTGGTCACCGTGGACGCCGAGCGCGGCTACGTCCTGACCTCCGAGCGGCGGGACGCCCCGTGA
- a CDS encoding glycosyltransferase, producing MHIVILAAARHPIAEPFAGGLESLTWHLVHGLRGRGVDVTVFAGEGSDPALDARMLGTSPLRLSDAARADVSMVPESWLREHHAYLQVMLHLQRRDDVDVVHNNSLHHLPVAMAGSVPSAVLTTLHTPPTPWLEPAIAIARSVPGAGLHHVAVSEHTAAAWRHVTEVDVVPNGVDVRRWTPGPGGPDLAWAGRIVPEKAPHLAIAAARAAGRRLRLAGPVGDPAYFASHVAPLLGPDAEYVGHLGTAGLAALFGSSAVTLVTPAWEEPYGLVAAESLACGTPVVAIARGGLPEVLDAATGVLVDPDPDAPDDDALVAGLAAAVGAAGLLDRGACRDRAVRECSVDRMVSEYLAHYEVLTPGLVA from the coding sequence GTGCACATCGTCATCCTGGCGGCCGCCCGGCACCCCATCGCCGAGCCCTTCGCCGGAGGCCTGGAGTCGCTGACCTGGCACCTGGTGCACGGCCTGCGCGGCCGGGGGGTCGACGTCACCGTCTTCGCCGGCGAGGGCAGCGACCCCGCCCTCGACGCCCGGATGCTCGGTACCAGTCCCCTGCGGCTCAGCGACGCGGCCCGGGCCGACGTGAGCATGGTGCCCGAGAGCTGGCTGCGCGAGCACCACGCCTACCTCCAGGTGATGCTGCACCTGCAGCGGCGCGACGACGTCGACGTCGTGCACAACAACAGCCTCCACCACCTGCCGGTCGCGATGGCCGGCTCGGTCCCCTCGGCGGTCCTGACGACCCTGCACACCCCGCCGACCCCGTGGCTCGAGCCCGCCATCGCCATCGCCCGCAGCGTCCCGGGCGCGGGGCTGCACCACGTCGCGGTCAGCGAGCACACGGCCGCCGCCTGGCGGCACGTCACCGAGGTGGACGTCGTGCCCAACGGTGTCGACGTGCGCCGCTGGACCCCGGGCCCGGGCGGCCCCGACCTGGCGTGGGCCGGCCGGATCGTCCCCGAGAAGGCGCCGCACCTGGCCATCGCCGCAGCCCGCGCCGCCGGGCGCCGCCTGCGCCTGGCCGGGCCCGTGGGCGACCCCGCGTACTTCGCGTCGCACGTGGCCCCCCTGCTCGGCCCCGACGCCGAGTACGTCGGCCACCTGGGCACCGCGGGGCTGGCCGCGCTCTTCGGCAGCAGCGCCGTCACCCTCGTGACCCCCGCCTGGGAGGAGCCCTACGGCCTCGTGGCGGCCGAGTCGCTGGCCTGCGGCACCCCCGTCGTGGCGATCGCGCGCGGCGGCCTGCCCGAGGTGCTGGACGCCGCGACCGGCGTGCTGGTCGACCCCGACCCCGACGCGCCCGACGACGACGCTCTCGTGGCGGGGCTGGCGGCGGCGGTCGGGGCGGCGGGGCTGCTCGACCGTGGGGCGTGCCGCGACCGTGCCGTCCGTGAGTGCTCTGTCGACCGGATGGTGTCGGAGTACCTCGCGCACTACGAGGTCCTCACGCCGGGGCTGGTCGCATGA
- a CDS encoding SRPBCC family protein yields the protein MTTYTASTTVTQHVGDTYDFVKDPTNLPHYFPRVTKAELVEPELVRTTAVVDADRDGSDEPVTSDAWFTHDDDAHAISWGSPESDYRGGLELTEGADGTTIELSITTVHDIPDVQQGLEESLAAIARRLEEISAG from the coding sequence ATGACCACCTACACCGCCAGCACCACCGTCACGCAGCACGTCGGGGACACCTACGACTTCGTCAAGGACCCCACGAACCTGCCGCACTACTTCCCCCGCGTCACGAAGGCCGAGCTGGTCGAGCCGGAGCTCGTGCGCACGACCGCGGTCGTCGACGCCGACCGGGACGGCAGCGACGAGCCCGTGACGTCCGACGCCTGGTTCACCCACGACGACGACGCCCACGCCATCTCGTGGGGTTCCCCCGAGAGTGACTACCGCGGTGGCCTCGAGCTCACCGAGGGCGCCGACGGAACCACCATCGAGCTGAGCATCACGACCGTCCATGACATCCCCGACGTGCAGCAGGGCCTCGAGGAGTCCCTCGCCGCCATCGCCCGCCGCCTGGAGGAGATCTCCGCCGGCTGA